The Streptomyces sp. NBC_01689 genome includes a window with the following:
- a CDS encoding HelD family protein gives MQQEQEFIDGLYARVDVLRGDTEASVGDALAQGNTPMQARLERDVLVAERSGLLAALNAVDGSLCFGRIDLTSGVSHHIGRIGVRADDTEHTPLLIDWRAPVARPFYLATGHTPMDLRRRRHISTEGRRVTDVHDEILDLGDHRRTGHEDPTGDAVLLAALNSARTGRMSDIVQTIQAEQDRIIRAPHRGVLVVEGGPGTGKTAVALHRAAFLLYEYRELLAKRAVLIVGPNPAFLGYIGEVLPSLGETGVLLATVGELFPGVKATAADTPRAAAVKGRADMAEVLASVVRDRQELPDPVIAIEHDRDVLMLDAGLVGVARERTREAGLPHNVAREYFEGHILNTLTDMLAERIGTDPFDGSNLLDPSDITQIRDELAENPEVWSAIDQLWPRLTPQRLVADFLAAPEGHVGEEDAEAIRRPVTGAWTVADVPLLDEAAELLGEDDRVARAAADQERRTQVAYAQGVLDVSYASRTYEFEDKDEEDSEILSAHNIIDAERMAERHEEEDHRSAAERAAADRTWAFGHIIVDEAQELSPMAWRLLMRRSPTRSMTLVGDPAQTAEAAGVGSWERILAPYVEDRWEHTRLAVNYRTPSEIMEVAAAVVRAEHPAFEPPSSVRTTGVRPWVRATDDLPGAVAKAVEELTPAEGRLAVVAPRDLHPELAAGLEGVSVGGEPDLTRTVVLLDPRQSKGLEFDSVLVVEPGRYGTSDLYVALTRATQRLGVLHTGDLPEALAKAFG, from the coding sequence TTGCAGCAGGAGCAGGAATTCATCGACGGGCTGTACGCGCGCGTCGACGTGCTGCGGGGCGACACCGAGGCCTCGGTCGGCGACGCGCTCGCGCAGGGGAACACGCCCATGCAGGCCAGGCTCGAACGCGATGTGCTCGTCGCCGAGCGTTCGGGGCTGCTGGCGGCACTCAACGCCGTCGACGGCTCGCTGTGCTTCGGCCGGATCGACCTGACCTCCGGCGTCAGCCACCACATCGGGCGCATCGGTGTCCGCGCCGACGACACCGAGCACACCCCCCTCCTCATCGACTGGCGGGCACCGGTCGCCCGCCCCTTCTACCTCGCCACCGGGCACACCCCGATGGACCTGCGCCGCCGCCGGCACATCAGTACCGAGGGGCGCCGGGTGACCGACGTGCACGACGAGATCCTCGACCTCGGGGACCACCGGCGCACCGGGCACGAGGACCCGACCGGCGACGCCGTCCTGCTCGCCGCGCTCAACTCGGCCCGCACCGGCCGGATGAGCGACATCGTGCAGACCATCCAGGCCGAGCAGGACCGGATCATCCGCGCTCCGCACCGGGGCGTCCTGGTGGTGGAGGGCGGACCGGGCACCGGCAAGACGGCCGTCGCGCTGCACCGGGCGGCCTTCCTGCTGTACGAGTACCGCGAGCTGCTCGCCAAGCGCGCCGTGCTGATCGTCGGCCCGAACCCGGCGTTCCTCGGCTACATCGGCGAGGTGCTGCCCTCGCTCGGCGAGACGGGCGTCCTGCTCGCGACCGTCGGTGAACTGTTCCCCGGGGTGAAGGCGACGGCCGCGGACACCCCGCGGGCCGCGGCCGTCAAGGGCCGGGCCGACATGGCCGAGGTGCTGGCCTCGGTGGTCCGCGACCGCCAGGAGCTGCCCGACCCCGTGATCGCGATCGAGCACGACCGCGACGTCCTGATGCTCGACGCCGGGCTCGTCGGGGTCGCCCGGGAGCGCACCCGTGAGGCCGGGCTGCCGCACAACGTGGCCCGCGAGTACTTCGAGGGCCACATCCTCAACACGCTCACCGACATGCTCGCCGAGCGCATCGGCACCGACCCCTTCGACGGGTCCAACCTGCTCGACCCGAGCGACATCACCCAGATCCGTGACGAACTCGCGGAGAACCCGGAGGTCTGGTCGGCCATCGACCAGCTGTGGCCGCGGCTGACCCCGCAGCGGCTGGTCGCCGACTTCCTCGCCGCGCCGGAGGGCCACGTCGGCGAGGAGGACGCCGAGGCGATCCGCCGTCCGGTCACCGGCGCGTGGACCGTCGCCGACGTCCCCCTTCTCGACGAGGCCGCCGAACTGCTGGGCGAGGACGACCGGGTCGCGCGGGCCGCGGCCGACCAGGAGCGCCGGACCCAGGTCGCCTACGCGCAGGGCGTGCTCGACGTGTCGTACGCCTCGCGGACGTACGAGTTCGAGGACAAGGACGAGGAGGACTCCGAGATCCTGTCCGCGCACAACATCATCGACGCCGAGCGGATGGCCGAGCGGCACGAGGAGGAGGACCACCGCAGCGCCGCCGAGCGGGCGGCGGCCGACCGGACCTGGGCGTTCGGCCACATCATCGTCGACGAGGCGCAGGAGCTCTCGCCGATGGCCTGGCGGCTGCTGATGCGGCGCAGTCCCACCCGGTCGATGACGCTGGTCGGCGACCCGGCGCAGACCGCCGAGGCGGCCGGGGTCGGGTCGTGGGAGCGGATCCTCGCGCCCTATGTCGAGGACCGCTGGGAGCACACCCGGCTCGCCGTCAACTACCGCACCCCGTCCGAGATCATGGAGGTCGCGGCGGCGGTGGTCCGCGCGGAGCACCCCGCCTTCGAACCGCCGAGTTCGGTGCGGACGACGGGTGTACGCCCCTGGGTCCGCGCCACCGACGACCTGCCCGGCGCGGTGGCGAAGGCGGTGGAGGAACTGACCCCGGCGGAGGGCCGCCTCGCGGTCGTCGCCCCGCGCGACCTGCACCCGGAACTGGCCGCCGGGCTGGAGGGCGTGAGCGTGGGCGGCGAGCCCGACCTGACCCGCACGGTGGTCCTGCTCGACCCCCGCCAGTCCAAGGGCCTGGAGTTCGACTCCGTGCTGGTGGTGGAGCCGGGACGGTACGGCACGAGCGACCTGTACGTGGCCCTGACCCGGGCCACGCAGCGCCTGGGCGTCCTGCACACCGGGGACCTCCCGGAGGCGCTGGCGAAGGCGTTCGGGTAG
- a CDS encoding thioredoxin family protein yields the protein MIDLAGVTSVTDADFEAEVIGAELPVLVEFTADWCPPCRQMGPVLSALAAEEEGRLKVVQLDVDMNPETTNAYRVLSMPTFLVFRDGEPVKSMVGARPRRRLSEELSDVL from the coding sequence GTGATCGATCTGGCCGGTGTGACGTCGGTGACGGACGCGGACTTCGAGGCGGAGGTGATCGGCGCGGAGCTGCCCGTGCTGGTGGAGTTCACCGCCGACTGGTGTCCGCCGTGCCGGCAGATGGGGCCGGTGCTGAGCGCTCTCGCGGCCGAGGAGGAGGGGCGGCTCAAGGTCGTCCAGTTGGACGTCGACATGAATCCGGAGACGACCAACGCCTACCGGGTGCTCTCGATGCCCACGTTCCTGGTGTTCCGCGACGGCGAGCCGGTGAAGTCGATGGTGGGCGCCCGGCCCCGGCGACGGCTGTCGGAGGAGCTGTCCGACGTGCTCTGA